Proteins encoded in a region of the Mesoflavibacter profundi genome:
- the sufC gene encoding Fe-S cluster assembly ATPase SufC: MLKINNLHASVEEKSILKGINLEVKPGEVHAIMGPNGSGKSTLASVIAGKEDYEVEDGDILLEGENINELDAEERAHKGVFLSFQYPVEIPGVSVTNFMKTAINETRKAKGLEEMPANEMLKLIREKSELLEIDRKFLSRSLNEGFSGGEKKRNEIFQMAMLEPKLAILDETDSGLDIDALRIVANGVNKLKSKDNAVVVITHYQRLLDYIVPDYVHVLLNGRIVKSGTKELALELEAKGYDWIKEEVGA, encoded by the coding sequence ATGTTAAAGATAAATAACTTACACGCAAGCGTAGAAGAAAAATCTATATTAAAAGGAATTAACTTAGAAGTTAAACCAGGAGAAGTACATGCCATAATGGGACCAAATGGTTCTGGTAAAAGTACATTAGCTTCTGTAATTGCTGGTAAAGAAGACTATGAAGTAGAAGATGGAGACATCTTATTAGAAGGCGAAAACATAAACGAATTAGATGCAGAAGAACGCGCACACAAAGGTGTGTTTTTATCATTTCAATATCCAGTTGAAATTCCAGGAGTTTCTGTAACAAATTTTATGAAAACTGCTATTAACGAAACTAGAAAAGCAAAAGGTCTTGAAGAAATGCCTGCTAACGAGATGTTAAAGCTAATTCGTGAAAAATCAGAATTACTAGAGATAGATCGTAAGTTTTTATCTCGTTCTCTTAACGAAGGATTTTCTGGAGGAGAAAAGAAACGTAACGAGATTTTCCAAATGGCAATGCTAGAACCAAAATTAGCTATTCTTGACGAAACAGATTCTGGTTTAGATATTGACGCTTTACGTATCGTAGCAAACGGTGTAAACAAATTAAAAAGCAAAGACAATGCAGTTGTAGTAATTACGCATTACCAACGTTTATTAGATTACATTGTACCAGATTATGTACACGTGTTATTAAATGGTCGTATCGTAAAATCTGGAACTAAAGAATTAGCTCTAGAGCTTGAAGCAAAAGGTTACGATTGGATTAAAGAAGAAGTTGGCGCGTAA
- a CDS encoding choice-of-anchor B family protein: MNYLKKLLLTTSLFISGFIYAQSPCVNGFATHTIGGVTTSYPCDDYDLMSRVPISTLATTLGTEEGSDIWGWTDALDGKEYAIVGTTNSTAFVDISDPVNPIFLGRIETSNGNTSYWRDVKVYNDYAFIVADGVGNHGMQIFDLKNLRNGPNPDLTYTSAFNDGNVVVFYGDNGINIGSCHNVVINEDDATAYLVGCNAASGGPIFVDISSPTSPTVAGSYSSKGYTHDAQVITYNGNDTNASNLPTVSSYVGRQILLASNGGSNDKVVILDVTDKSNPLFISEITYPNPGYAHQGWFTEDHRYFIFGDETDEQSYGSNTRSFVFDMEDLDNPVLLSIYNGPTAAIDHNGYVDGNKFYLANYRAGMRVVDISTVGTPSNTMTEIGYFDTYPTSNSTAFNGAWSIYPYFDSGNIIVSDIERGLFVLRQTNTLNTTTFEKDKGFSLSPNPTNNIAKIKSNNNQPISSVKIYDVLGKLIFSKNNINATSFVLPISDYNNGIYLVKINNTNSKKLVINK, translated from the coding sequence ATGAATTATCTAAAAAAACTACTATTAACAACATCTTTATTTATTTCCGGATTTATTTATGCACAAAGCCCATGTGTAAATGGATTTGCTACACATACAATTGGTGGCGTAACTACTTCTTACCCATGTGATGATTACGATTTAATGTCGCGCGTTCCAATTTCTACACTTGCAACAACTTTAGGTACTGAAGAAGGAAGCGATATTTGGGGATGGACAGACGCATTAGATGGCAAAGAATATGCTATTGTTGGCACAACTAACAGTACCGCATTTGTTGACATTTCTGATCCTGTAAATCCTATTTTTCTAGGTAGAATTGAAACTTCTAATGGTAACACGTCTTATTGGAGAGATGTTAAAGTATATAATGATTATGCATTTATTGTTGCTGATGGTGTTGGAAATCACGGTATGCAAATTTTTGATTTAAAAAATTTAAGAAATGGACCAAATCCAGATTTAACTTACACAAGTGCTTTTAACGATGGAAACGTAGTTGTTTTTTATGGCGATAACGGAATAAATATCGGTAGTTGCCATAATGTAGTTATTAATGAAGATGACGCCACTGCGTATTTAGTTGGTTGTAATGCTGCAAGTGGCGGACCTATTTTTGTAGATATTTCTTCTCCTACTTCACCAACAGTAGCAGGAAGTTATTCTTCTAAAGGATACACACACGATGCTCAAGTTATCACTTACAACGGTAACGATACTAATGCTTCTAATTTACCAACTGTATCAAGTTACGTTGGAAGACAAATCTTATTAGCAAGTAATGGAGGATCTAATGATAAAGTTGTTATACTAGATGTAACAGATAAAAGCAATCCATTGTTTATTTCAGAAATTACCTATCCCAATCCAGGATATGCTCATCAAGGTTGGTTTACAGAAGACCATAGATATTTTATTTTTGGTGATGAAACAGATGAACAATCTTACGGTAGCAATACAAGATCGTTTGTTTTTGATATGGAAGATTTAGACAATCCAGTATTGTTATCAATTTACAACGGTCCTACAGCAGCAATAGACCATAATGGTTATGTAGATGGAAACAAATTTTACTTAGCTAATTATCGTGCTGGAATGAGAGTTGTAGATATTTCTACAGTAGGAACTCCATCTAACACAATGACAGAAATAGGATATTTTGACACTTATCCTACAAGTAATTCGACTGCTTTTAATGGTGCATGGAGTATATATCCTTATTTTGATAGCGGCAACATAATTGTAAGCGATATAGAAAGAGGATTATTTGTTTTAAGACAAACCAATACGCTTAATACAACTACATTTGAAAAAGATAAAGGATTTTCATTATCACCTAACCCAACAAACAATATAGCTAAAATAAAAAGCAATAATAATCAACCTATATCAAGTGTAAAAATTTATGATGTTTTAGGTAAATTGATATTTAGCAAAAACAATATTAATGCTACTAGTTTCGTTTTACCAATTAGCGATTATAATAACGGGATATATCTTGTAAAAATTAATAACACTAATTCTAAAAAATTAGTTATAAACAAATAA
- a CDS encoding four helix bundle protein yields MAKFSSFEEIISWQKSRELNKDIYNITNKNSSFSKDFGLRDQIRRSSISISSNIAEGFERETTKEFIRFLYIAKASSGEFRSQLYLAFDLDYMTKDEFSKLNLKVNEVSKLISGLIIYLNSTL; encoded by the coding sequence ATGGCAAAATTTAGTTCTTTTGAAGAGATTATTTCTTGGCAAAAATCTAGAGAATTAAACAAAGACATTTACAACATAACAAATAAAAACAGCTCTTTCTCTAAAGATTTTGGATTAAGAGATCAAATTAGAAGGTCTAGCATTTCTATTTCTTCAAATATTGCTGAAGGATTTGAAAGAGAGACCACAAAAGAGTTCATCAGGTTTTTGTATATCGCTAAAGCTTCTTCTGGAGAGTTTAGATCTCAGTTATATTTAGCTTTCGATTTAGATTACATGACTAAAGATGAGTTCTCAAAATTAAATTTAAAAGTAAATGAAGTTTCTAAGTTAATAAGTGGTTTAATTATATACTTGAACTCAACTTTATAA
- a CDS encoding choice-of-anchor B family protein, whose product MKNKLSTVNAFSKLFFTTLAMCLIILSCSKEEEITNPIPNQNPVIISSQPCTNGMAGQYPCNGIDLMSVIDILTLSGSNAANGSDIWGWTDHISNKEYAIVGLTNSTAFVDISDANNPIFLGRLNTNTNASNWRDIKVYNNYAFIVADNAGPHGMQVFDLTRLRNLDNIPTTFSPDTTFNGVSSCHNIVINQSEAIAYLVGCNDNGGGPIFVDISDPLNPTYINDYTSAGYSHDAQVVTYNGPDTDYTGHQIYVGSNGNSDQVVILDVTDKNNVTQISSFSYPQTAYAHQGWFTENQDYFILGDEVDEINYGFNTKTIVFNFSDLDNPTLHATYFGPSAAIDHNGYVKDSEYYLANYRAGLRILDITNINSTSNPLTETAFFDTYPDNDAANFNGAWSVYPYFESGNIIIGDIDRGLFVVRKSN is encoded by the coding sequence ATGAAAAATAAATTAAGTACAGTAAACGCTTTTAGTAAATTATTTTTTACAACATTAGCCATGTGCTTGATTATTTTAAGTTGCTCTAAAGAAGAAGAAATAACAAATCCAATTCCAAATCAAAATCCAGTTATTATATCTTCTCAACCTTGCACTAATGGCATGGCTGGACAATATCCTTGTAATGGAATTGATCTTATGTCTGTAATAGATATTTTAACTTTAAGCGGATCCAATGCTGCGAACGGAAGCGATATTTGGGGATGGACAGATCATATTTCTAATAAAGAATATGCAATTGTAGGTTTAACAAACAGCACAGCTTTTGTTGATATATCAGACGCTAATAACCCTATTTTTTTAGGTCGATTAAACACAAATACTAACGCTAGTAATTGGCGAGACATTAAAGTCTACAACAATTATGCATTTATTGTTGCAGATAATGCAGGTCCGCATGGTATGCAAGTATTTGATTTAACGCGATTAAGAAATTTAGATAATATCCCAACAACATTTTCTCCAGACACAACTTTTAATGGTGTTAGCAGTTGTCATAATATCGTGATAAACCAATCTGAAGCAATAGCTTACTTAGTTGGTTGCAACGATAATGGTGGCGGACCTATTTTTGTAGATATTTCAGATCCATTAAATCCAACTTACATCAATGATTACACATCAGCTGGATATTCTCATGATGCGCAAGTTGTTACCTATAATGGACCAGATACAGATTATACAGGACACCAAATTTATGTTGGAAGTAATGGTAACTCAGACCAAGTAGTAATTTTAGATGTTACAGATAAAAACAATGTAACTCAAATAAGTAGTTTTTCTTATCCACAAACAGCATATGCACACCAAGGTTGGTTTACAGAGAATCAAGACTATTTTATTCTAGGTGATGAAGTAGATGAAATCAACTACGGTTTCAATACAAAAACAATAGTTTTTAATTTTTCAGATTTAGACAACCCAACTCTACACGCGACATATTTTGGTCCTTCGGCAGCAATAGACCATAATGGATACGTAAAGGATTCAGAATACTATTTAGCAAACTATAGAGCTGGATTAAGAATTTTAGATATAACCAACATAAACTCTACAAGTAATCCTTTAACAGAAACAGCTTTTTTTGATACTTATCCAGATAATGATGCGGCTAATTTTAATGGTGCTTGGAGTGTTTACCCTTACTTTGAAAGTGGTAACATAATTATAGGTGATATAGATAGAGGATTATTTGTAGTTAGAAAAAGTAATTAA
- a CDS encoding MbnP family protein, with protein MKYLSITILLISILFSCSEDIDDNISPTYTVQFNFTHHWNETLVTPDNFQNLELTNQNGEVLNIQRFRYLLSKIALVNVVNNNTYTFDGYKFTDLENEDSYNFTSLSNSVPSGVYNVSLIWGFNEEENIDGIYPDLNSASWNWPAMLGGGYHFLQFDGMYDVNTNSPKPFNYHYGTARVEENVFEQNFATITINQDIAISNNTIIEIELDIAELFKNPNTWDLNVYDTPLMPNYEAQKMMQQNVSSAFNLGEITQ; from the coding sequence ATGAAATATTTATCAATAACCATTCTATTAATTTCAATACTATTTTCGTGTTCAGAAGATATAGACGATAACATATCGCCTACTTACACGGTTCAATTTAACTTTACCCATCATTGGAATGAAACTTTGGTTACTCCAGATAATTTTCAAAACTTAGAATTAACCAACCAAAATGGCGAAGTATTAAACATTCAACGATTTAGATATTTACTATCTAAAATCGCTTTAGTAAATGTTGTTAATAACAATACCTATACGTTTGATGGATATAAATTTACAGATCTAGAAAACGAAGACTCTTACAACTTTACTTCCTTAAGTAATAGTGTACCGTCTGGCGTTTACAATGTAAGCTTAATTTGGGGATTTAATGAAGAAGAAAATATAGACGGTATTTACCCTGATCTTAATTCTGCATCTTGGAATTGGCCAGCAATGCTTGGTGGCGGATATCACTTTTTACAATTTGACGGCATGTACGATGTAAATACAAATTCACCAAAACCTTTTAATTACCATTACGGAACAGCAAGAGTTGAAGAAAATGTATTTGAACAAAATTTTGCAACCATAACAATTAATCAAGATATCGCAATTTCTAACAATACGATTATAGAAATTGAATTAGATATTGCTGAACTTTTTAAAAACCCAAACACATGGGATTTAAATGTTTATGACACACCATTAATGCCAAATTACGAAGCCCAAAAGATGATGCAACAAAATGTAAGTTCAGCATTTAATTTAGGTGAAATTACGCAGTAA
- the sufB gene encoding Fe-S cluster assembly protein SufB, with translation MSKYTEDDLREELKTKEYEYGFYTDIESDTFPVGLNEDIVRAISVKKEEPEWMTEWRLDAFRIWKEMTEPDWANVNYEKPDFQAISYYSAPNNKPKYESLDEVDPELLDTFNKLGISLDEQKKLAGVAMDVVVDSVSVATTFKKTLAEKGIIFCSISEAIREYPDLVKKYIGTVVPKTDNFYAALNSAVFSDGSFCYIPKGVRCPMELSTYFRINQAGTGQFERTLVVADEGSYVSYLEGCTAPSRDENQLHAAVVELIALDDAEIKYSTVQNWFPGNAEGKGGVYNFVTKRGLCEKNSKISWTQVETGSAVTWKYPSCVLKGDNSVGEFYSIAVTNNYQQADTGTKMIHLGKNTKSTIISKGISAGKSQNSYRGLVQINSRAENARNFSQCDSLLMGNECGAHTFPYIEAKNKSAQIEHEATTSKIGEDQIFYCNQRGIDTEKAIALIVNGFSKEVLNKLPMEFAVEAQKLLEISLEGSVG, from the coding sequence ATGAGTAAATATACTGAAGACGATTTAAGAGAAGAATTAAAAACCAAAGAATACGAATATGGTTTTTACACAGATATAGAATCAGATACATTTCCCGTTGGTTTAAATGAGGATATAGTTCGCGCTATTTCTGTAAAAAAAGAAGAACCAGAATGGATGACTGAATGGAGATTAGACGCCTTTAGAATTTGGAAAGAAATGACAGAGCCTGATTGGGCAAATGTAAACTACGAAAAACCAGATTTTCAAGCTATATCTTACTATTCTGCGCCTAACAATAAGCCTAAATACGAAAGCTTAGACGAAGTAGATCCAGAATTATTAGACACGTTTAATAAACTTGGAATCTCTTTAGACGAGCAAAAAAAATTAGCTGGCGTAGCAATGGATGTTGTAGTAGACTCAGTATCTGTAGCAACAACCTTTAAAAAGACATTAGCAGAAAAAGGTATTATTTTCTGTTCTATCTCTGAAGCTATTCGCGAGTATCCAGATTTAGTAAAAAAATATATTGGTACCGTTGTGCCTAAAACAGACAACTTTTATGCGGCTTTAAATAGTGCAGTATTTAGTGATGGAAGTTTTTGTTACATACCAAAAGGAGTAAGATGTCCAATGGAATTATCTACCTATTTCCGTATTAACCAAGCAGGAACAGGACAATTTGAACGCACATTAGTTGTAGCAGACGAAGGTAGTTATGTAAGTTATCTAGAAGGTTGTACAGCACCAAGTCGTGACGAAAACCAATTACACGCTGCAGTTGTAGAGCTTATCGCTTTAGACGATGCCGAAATAAAATACAGTACTGTTCAAAACTGGTTTCCAGGAAATGCCGAAGGAAAAGGTGGCGTTTACAACTTTGTAACTAAACGTGGATTATGCGAGAAAAACTCAAAAATCTCTTGGACTCAAGTAGAAACTGGTAGTGCTGTAACTTGGAAATATCCAAGTTGCGTATTAAAAGGAGATAATTCGGTAGGAGAATTTTATTCTATCGCAGTAACCAATAATTACCAGCAGGCAGATACCGGAACTAAGATGATTCATCTTGGTAAAAACACTAAGTCTACCATTATCTCTAAAGGAATTTCAGCAGGAAAATCTCAAAACTCATACCGCGGATTAGTACAAATTAATTCTCGTGCAGAAAATGCACGTAACTTTTCACAATGTGATAGTTTATTAATGGGTAACGAATGTGGTGCACATACATTCCCGTACATTGAAGCAAAAAACAAATCGGCACAAATCGAACACGAAGCAACAACTAGTAAGATTGGTGAAGACCAAATCTTTTACTGTAATCAGCGTGGTATAGATACCGAAAAAGCAATTGCTTTAATCGTAAATGGATTTAGTAAAGAAGTATTAAATAAATTACCTATGGAATTTGCAGTAGAAGCTCAAAAGCTTTTAGAAATTTCATTAGAAGGATCTGTAGGTTAA
- the mzmL gene encoding quorum-quenching N-acyl-homoserine lactonase MzmL has translation MKKIVILLFTVLSVVACKKDAKQEQDVVEENKKVPLKLYMFDGGTVQVNMLGIFAQDDAYKDQSKTFADAIYLIQHPKGNILWDAGLSEDLIDQKPFTTSEGAFTVSRKAGIEEQLKSIGLTPKDIDYLALSHTHFDHSGSASKLTDATWIVQEEEYNYVTSEEQQTANKANYDAIKDLKNIKKINGDFDVFGDGSIVIVSTPGHTPGHQSLFVDLDMTGPLFLTGDLYHMEESRTHHRVPVFNHDVDQTLTSMEVFEKYAEQKGARVIIQHSQNDYNTLNPAPEPNL, from the coding sequence ATGAAAAAAATAGTCATTCTTTTATTTACAGTTTTAAGTGTTGTGGCTTGTAAAAAAGACGCAAAACAAGAGCAAGACGTTGTAGAAGAAAATAAAAAAGTACCATTAAAACTATACATGTTTGATGGTGGTACAGTACAAGTAAATATGCTTGGTATTTTTGCGCAAGACGATGCATACAAAGACCAAAGTAAAACATTTGCAGATGCCATTTATTTAATACAACATCCTAAAGGAAATATATTATGGGATGCAGGATTATCAGAAGATTTAATAGATCAAAAACCATTTACAACTTCAGAAGGAGCATTTACAGTAAGTCGTAAAGCAGGAATAGAAGAACAACTAAAGTCTATAGGCTTAACACCAAAGGACATTGATTATTTAGCGTTATCGCATACACATTTTGATCACTCTGGCTCAGCTTCAAAACTTACAGATGCTACTTGGATTGTACAAGAAGAAGAGTATAACTATGTAACTAGCGAAGAGCAACAAACTGCTAATAAAGCAAACTATGATGCTATAAAAGACTTAAAAAACATTAAAAAAATCAATGGTGATTTTGATGTGTTTGGAGACGGTAGCATTGTTATAGTATCTACACCAGGTCATACACCAGGTCACCAATCTTTATTTGTAGATTTAGATATGACTGGACCATTATTTCTAACAGGTGATTTATATCATATGGAAGAAAGCAGGACACATCACAGAGTTCCTGTGTTTAACCATGATGTTGACCAAACATTAACTTCTATGGAAGTTTTTGAAAAATATGCAGAACAAAAAGGTGCAAGAGTTATAATACAACATTCACAAAACGATTATAACACTTTAAATCCTGCACCAGAACCAAATTTATAA
- a CDS encoding HesB/IscA family protein: MIKVSETAKKKVIELMNDDGFNPSTDYIRVGVKSGGCSGLSYDLKFDKTKAEDDKVFEDNDIKIIVDKKSFLYLIGTTLEYSGGLNGTGFVFNNPNANRTCGCGESFSL; the protein is encoded by the coding sequence ATGATAAAAGTTTCTGAAACAGCAAAAAAGAAAGTCATCGAACTAATGAATGATGACGGATTTAACCCAAGCACAGATTACATTCGTGTTGGAGTTAAAAGTGGTGGTTGCTCTGGATTATCTTACGATTTAAAGTTTGACAAAACTAAAGCAGAAGACGATAAGGTTTTTGAAGATAACGATATAAAAATTATTGTAGATAAAAAGAGTTTTTTATACCTAATTGGTACCACTTTAGAATATTCTGGAGGATTAAACGGAACTGGTTTTGTGTTTAATAACCCAAACGCTAACCGTACTTGTGGTTGTGGTGAATCGTTTTCACTATAA
- a CDS encoding cytochrome-c peroxidase, with amino-acid sequence MKHWITYSLLAIIVWSCSKSEDAPANSDYVPIPYQLDIPSHFDQLLIDPIIPFDNPLTVEGVALGKRLFFDPILSTDNSKACASCHMPQNAFSDPNQFSAGVSGNIGTRNSMPLFNLAWNFDDRYFWDGRALGLEHQALEPVTDPVELENTSWNDVENKLNNHPEYPTLFSQAFGTSTISQELVTKAIAQFERTLISGNSKFDRYLLGLETLTAEETDGLDVFMNEERGDCFHCHGNPNNPLWTDNQFHNNGLDATFTDLGLGAVTGNPNDNGKFRSPSLRNLSYTAPYMHDGRFATLDDVINHYSEGLQNSTTIDPLMKKVDEGGVQLSEVDKANLKAFLLTLSDPSFLNNPNFLPQ; translated from the coding sequence ATGAAACATTGGATAACATATAGTCTTTTAGCTATCATCGTTTGGTCGTGCTCTAAATCTGAAGACGCGCCAGCTAATAGCGATTATGTTCCTATACCTTATCAATTAGATATTCCATCACATTTTGATCAACTATTAATAGACCCAATAATTCCGTTTGACAATCCTTTAACTGTAGAAGGTGTTGCATTAGGTAAACGCTTGTTTTTCGACCCAATTTTATCTACAGACAATAGCAAAGCCTGCGCAAGTTGCCACATGCCGCAAAATGCATTCTCAGATCCAAACCAATTTAGCGCTGGTGTATCAGGTAATATTGGTACAAGAAACAGTATGCCTTTATTCAATTTAGCTTGGAATTTTGATGATAGATATTTTTGGGATGGACGTGCTTTAGGATTAGAACACCAAGCTTTAGAACCCGTTACAGATCCTGTAGAATTAGAGAACACATCATGGAATGATGTAGAAAATAAACTTAATAATCATCCCGAATATCCAACACTTTTTAGTCAAGCATTTGGGACATCAACAATATCTCAAGAGCTAGTAACTAAAGCAATTGCTCAGTTTGAACGCACATTAATCTCTGGTAATTCAAAATTTGATCGTTATTTATTAGGATTAGAAACTTTAACTGCTGAAGAAACAGATGGTTTAGATGTATTTATGAATGAAGAACGTGGCGATTGTTTTCATTGTCACGGTAATCCAAATAATCCACTTTGGACAGACAATCAATTTCACAACAACGGTTTAGATGCAACTTTCACAGATTTAGGTTTAGGCGCAGTTACCGGTAATCCTAACGACAACGGAAAATTTAGATCACCATCATTACGTAACCTTTCATACACAGCACCATACATGCACGATGGTAGATTTGCTACTTTAGACGACGTAATTAACCATTATAGTGAAGGCTTACAAAACTCTACTACAATAGATCCTTTAATGAAAAAAGTAGACGAAGGCGGTGTACAATTATCTGAAGTAGACAAAGCCAATCTAAAGGCATTTTTACTAACCTTATCAGATCCTTCTTTTTTAAACAATCCTAATTTTTTACCGCAATAA
- the thiL gene encoding thiamine-phosphate kinase has protein sequence MIEDKNQQRTDLSQIGEFGLIDHLAKNFEIKNSSTIKGIGDDAAVLNFKDEQTVISTDFLVEGVHFDLSYMPLKHLGYKSVMVNLSDIFAMNAEASQITVSIAVSNRFPLEAIEELYAGIQTACNIYNVDLIGGDTTSSNSGLVISVTAIGHIKPGQEVYRSGAKPNDLLVVTGDLGAAYLGLQVLEREKEVFKVNPQNQPDLDQYTYLIERQLKPEARKDIVKLLKDLDVKPTSMIDISDGLSSEILHLCKNSKVGCDLYETKIPLDPQVISTCEEFNIDSTTIALNGGEDYELLMTISQEDYPKIKANPNLTVIGYITEENSGAHLVTRAEQKIELQAQGWKSFNSED, from the coding sequence ATGATAGAAGATAAAAACCAACAACGTACAGATTTAAGTCAAATAGGAGAATTTGGATTAATAGATCATTTGGCTAAAAATTTTGAAATCAAAAATTCCTCTACTATTAAAGGAATAGGAGATGATGCAGCTGTTTTAAATTTTAAAGACGAACAAACTGTTATATCTACAGATTTTTTAGTTGAAGGTGTTCATTTTGATTTGTCTTATATGCCATTAAAGCATTTAGGTTATAAATCTGTGATGGTAAATTTGTCAGATATTTTTGCGATGAATGCAGAAGCGTCTCAAATTACTGTTTCTATTGCTGTTTCTAACAGATTTCCATTAGAAGCCATAGAAGAGTTATATGCTGGTATACAAACAGCTTGTAATATTTATAATGTAGATTTAATTGGCGGTGATACAACATCTTCTAATTCTGGATTAGTAATCTCTGTCACAGCAATTGGACACATAAAACCAGGTCAAGAAGTATATAGAAGTGGAGCAAAACCAAATGATTTACTTGTTGTAACTGGTGATTTAGGTGCAGCGTATTTAGGTTTGCAAGTGTTAGAAAGAGAGAAGGAAGTTTTTAAGGTAAATCCTCAAAATCAGCCAGATTTAGACCAATACACTTATTTAATTGAAAGACAATTAAAACCTGAAGCTAGAAAAGATATTGTAAAGCTTTTAAAAGATCTTGATGTTAAGCCTACGTCTATGATAGATATTAGTGATGGTTTATCTTCAGAAATTCTTCATCTATGTAAAAACAGTAAAGTTGGTTGTGATTTATACGAAACTAAAATACCTTTAGATCCACAAGTGATTTCTACTTGTGAAGAGTTTAATATAGATAGTACAACTATTGCTTTAAATGGAGGAGAAGATTACGAATTATTAATGACTATAAGTCAAGAAGATTATCCTAAAATTAAAGCCAACCCAAATTTAACTGTAATAGGTTATATTACAGAAGAAAATTCTGGTGCACATTTAGTTACTCGAGCAGAGCAAAAAATAGAATTACAAGCTCAAGGTTGGAAAAGTTTTAATTCTGAGGATTAA